One region of Wyeomyia smithii strain HCP4-BCI-WySm-NY-G18 chromosome 3, ASM2978416v1, whole genome shotgun sequence genomic DNA includes:
- the LOC129731783 gene encoding uncharacterized protein LOC129731783: MQDDHAVPSTSRQTGEITQIPCFSEYSRNPYINFSRTYHRKGRPASETIKEAARDWRRLSSEEKELYRRQAEAAPYRAVTRHKTLSRIIKLLNPPPNKSEDQKKHPNRVQSLLKVRKIVQRWKLQSHRSTIFQATTGQTTRRPPKQSDQNYVDCNKIKY, from the exons ATGCAGGACGACCACGCGGTTCCCTCAACCTCCAGACAGACCGGAGAGATCACGCAAATTCCCTGTTTTAGCGAGTACAGCCGAAATCCGTACATCAACTTCTCGCGCACCTATCATCGGAAGGGACGCCCCGCTAGTGAGACTATCAAGGAAGCAGCCAGGGATTGGAGGCGACTTTCTTCTGAGGAAAAGGAACTCTATCGGCGACAAGCGGAAGCAGCTCCATATCGCGCTGTAACCCGACACAAAACGTTAAGCCGAATTATCAAGCTACTGAATCCTCCACCGAATAAAAGTGAGGATCAGAAAAAGCATCCAAACAGAGTTCAAAGTCTTCTCAAAGTAAGAAAAATCGTTCAGCGCTGGAAACTCCAATCACATCGTTCCACAATATTTCAAGCAACTACTGGGCAAACAACGAGAAGACCTCCTAAACAAAG TGATCAAAATTACGTTGATTGTAATAAAATCAAATACTAA